A window from Staphylococcus succinus encodes these proteins:
- the ppdK gene encoding pyruvate, phosphate dikinase, which translates to MTKYIYAFDEGQKSMKDLLGGKGANLAEMKRLGLPVPDGFTLTTEACIEYLKHDLKLPEALMDQLETQLESFSQRTGKSFSSNEQLLLVSVRSGAKISMPGMMDTILNLGLNDENVEKLSEKTNDCRFAYDCYRRLLQMFGQVVYNIPMASFDTYFEEYKQQHSYQNDADIPAEGLQEICNYFKEVYLNEVYKPFPQKPLEQLTEAIEAVFKSWDNDRARVYRQLNEIPHDIGTAVNIQEMVFGNSGERSGTGVAFTRNPVTGDAKLFGEYLLNAQGEDVVAGIRTPKDIETLKKQMPHVHQQFLEVSQRLETHYKDMQDIEFTIENEQLYILQTRSGKRTAHAAIHIAVDLVEEGILTQSEAVMNVEVKSIDQLLHPSFDAQALQQATIISKLGLPASPGAASGKIVFSAEEAKIQHEQGERVILMRPETSPEDIEGMIASEAIVTTHGGMTSHAAVVARGMGKCCVTGCSDLEINVVDKVVKYGTGTLKEGDMVSVDGAKGDIYFGEVATMKAERSHAFEQFMKWSKDIARLDVRMNAETPQDIQAGYQFCATGIGLVRTEHMFFGPERLVEMRRFILSDTREKRIEALNQIREYQTEDFEEILRLSGSRPTIIRLLDPPLHEFLPKSEEEKAVVAKQLNVSGRTLTQYIESLEEVNPMLGHRGCRLAITYPELYIMQTEAIIKSALYLKSQGIHCQPEIMIPLVSTVSEFTILKNQINERIETLFEEHGESLHYLIGTMIETPRACLIAGDLARECDFFSFGTNDLTQLTFGFSRDDAGKFIGAYAEQGILDTDPFQTLDQHGVGQLVKTATEQAKAINPTIKIGVCGELGGDHKSIQYFNTLDIDYVSCSPFRVSGALLSTAQSEVKGGRLRV; encoded by the coding sequence ATGACAAAATACATTTATGCATTTGATGAAGGTCAGAAATCAATGAAAGATTTACTTGGAGGTAAAGGTGCAAATTTAGCTGAAATGAAACGATTGGGTTTACCAGTACCAGATGGGTTCACGCTTACAACAGAAGCCTGCATAGAATACTTGAAGCATGATTTAAAACTTCCAGAAGCTTTAATGGATCAATTGGAGACACAACTAGAATCATTTTCACAACGTACAGGAAAGTCATTTTCTTCAAACGAACAATTATTACTCGTATCTGTACGTAGCGGTGCAAAGATATCTATGCCTGGTATGATGGACACAATTTTAAATTTAGGATTAAATGATGAGAACGTAGAAAAATTATCTGAGAAAACGAACGATTGCCGCTTTGCGTATGACTGTTACCGCAGATTGTTACAAATGTTTGGCCAAGTTGTATATAACATTCCTATGGCATCTTTTGATACATACTTTGAGGAATATAAACAACAGCATAGTTATCAAAATGATGCAGATATTCCTGCTGAAGGATTACAAGAAATTTGTAATTATTTCAAAGAAGTATATTTAAATGAAGTTTACAAACCATTTCCTCAAAAACCATTAGAACAATTAACAGAAGCAATCGAAGCTGTATTTAAATCGTGGGATAATGATCGGGCACGTGTCTATCGTCAATTAAACGAAATACCGCACGATATTGGTACTGCAGTTAATATTCAAGAAATGGTGTTTGGCAATAGTGGAGAGCGAAGTGGTACAGGTGTTGCATTTACTCGAAATCCAGTAACAGGTGATGCAAAATTATTCGGAGAATATTTGTTAAATGCACAAGGCGAAGATGTAGTAGCCGGCATTCGTACACCTAAAGATATTGAGACATTAAAAAAACAAATGCCACATGTACATCAACAATTTTTAGAAGTTTCTCAAAGATTAGAGACGCACTATAAAGATATGCAAGATATTGAGTTTACAATCGAAAACGAGCAACTCTATATTTTACAGACGCGTAGTGGGAAACGTACGGCTCATGCAGCAATACACATTGCAGTCGATCTAGTTGAAGAAGGGATATTGACTCAATCAGAGGCTGTTATGAATGTTGAAGTTAAATCTATAGATCAATTGTTACATCCAAGCTTTGATGCACAGGCTTTACAACAGGCAACTATAATATCTAAACTTGGCTTGCCTGCTAGCCCTGGGGCAGCGAGTGGTAAAATCGTATTTTCAGCTGAAGAGGCGAAAATACAACACGAACAAGGTGAACGAGTGATATTAATGCGTCCTGAAACATCACCAGAAGATATTGAAGGGATGATTGCTAGTGAAGCAATTGTAACGACACATGGAGGTATGACCTCTCATGCTGCAGTAGTCGCAAGAGGTATGGGGAAATGTTGTGTGACAGGATGTTCTGATTTAGAAATAAATGTCGTGGATAAAGTTGTTAAATATGGTACAGGTACCTTAAAAGAAGGGGATATGGTTTCTGTCGATGGTGCTAAAGGTGATATTTACTTTGGAGAAGTGGCAACGATGAAGGCAGAACGTAGTCATGCATTTGAACAATTCATGAAATGGTCCAAAGATATAGCACGGTTAGATGTACGTATGAACGCTGAAACGCCTCAAGATATCCAAGCTGGGTATCAGTTTTGCGCTACAGGTATTGGGTTGGTTCGTACAGAGCATATGTTCTTTGGGCCGGAACGATTAGTTGAAATGCGACGTTTTATTTTGTCAGATACACGAGAAAAACGTATTGAAGCATTAAATCAAATTAGAGAATACCAAACTGAAGATTTCGAAGAGATATTAAGGTTATCTGGATCACGCCCTACAATTATTAGGTTATTGGATCCACCATTACATGAGTTTTTACCGAAGTCAGAGGAAGAAAAGGCAGTAGTTGCAAAGCAATTAAACGTTTCAGGTCGAACTTTGACACAATATATAGAAAGTTTAGAAGAGGTTAATCCGATGTTAGGACATCGAGGTTGTCGTTTAGCAATTACGTATCCTGAACTTTATATTATGCAGACGGAAGCAATAATTAAGAGTGCACTATACCTAAAATCTCAAGGCATTCATTGTCAGCCAGAAATTATGATACCACTTGTTTCAACAGTATCAGAATTCACGATATTAAAAAATCAAATTAATGAACGTATTGAAACGCTATTTGAAGAGCACGGTGAGTCACTCCATTACCTCATTGGTACGATGATAGAAACGCCACGTGCATGTCTTATTGCAGGTGATTTAGCAAGAGAGTGTGATTTCTTTAGTTTTGGGACAAATGATTTAACTCAATTAACGTTTGGTTTCTCACGTGACGATGCCGGTAAATTTATTGGAGCATATGCTGAACAAGGTATTTTGGATACAGACCCTTTCCAGACTTTAGACCAACACGGGGTAGGCCAACTTGTGAAAACTGCGACAGAACAAGCAAAAGCGATTAATCCTACAATTAAAATAGGCGTTTGTGGAGAATTAGGTGGAGACCATAAATCAATACAATATTTTAATACATTAGACATTGATTATGTATCATGCTCACCATTCAGGGTATCAGGAGCCTTGCTTTCTACCGCACAAAGTGAAGTTAAAGGCGGTCGATTACGTGTATAG
- a CDS encoding pyruvate, water dikinase regulatory protein: MYSKTSNPQLRLFVVSDSIGETAQRMIHATLTQFPDLAQIEIKKYPFIKNEEELLQVLNRAQIQSAVVVTTLVNPAFNKVGQNYAREHNIPYVDYMSNLIGIIQQQTHCSPIMESGALRKLDESYFKRIEAIEYSVKYDDGKHFTDIGEADALIVGVSRTSKTPLSMYLANKGYKVANIPLVPEIDIPDEVFKYKNLKVFGLTASPHYILNIRNERVKVLGLHGPTNYNSIERIKTELTYAEEVFEKLNATIINTEYKSIEESAFYIEKFL; the protein is encoded by the coding sequence GTGTATAGTAAAACCTCCAATCCACAACTAAGGTTATTTGTTGTATCTGATTCAATTGGTGAAACAGCACAACGTATGATACATGCTACATTGACACAATTTCCTGATTTAGCACAAATTGAAATAAAAAAGTATCCATTTATTAAAAATGAAGAAGAACTATTACAGGTGTTAAATCGGGCACAAATACAGTCAGCAGTAGTGGTTACGACGTTAGTGAATCCTGCTTTCAATAAAGTTGGGCAAAATTATGCGCGTGAACACAATATTCCATATGTAGACTATATGTCAAATTTAATAGGTATTATTCAGCAACAGACCCATTGTTCACCTATCATGGAAAGCGGTGCATTACGTAAGCTAGATGAAAGTTACTTTAAACGTATAGAAGCAATAGAGTATTCTGTAAAATATGATGATGGCAAACATTTTACAGATATAGGGGAAGCGGATGCTTTAATCGTAGGTGTATCAAGAACTTCTAAGACACCATTGAGTATGTATTTAGCTAATAAAGGATATAAAGTAGCTAATATTCCATTAGTTCCAGAAATTGATATACCAGATGAAGTATTTAAGTATAAGAATTTAAAGGTATTTGGTTTAACTGCTAGTCCACATTATATTTTAAATATACGTAATGAGCGGGTTAAAGTATTGGGGCTTCATGGTCCAACAAATTATAATAGTATAGAACGAATTAAAACAGAGTTAACATATGCAGAAGAAGTTTTTGAAAAATTAAATGCAACTATTATTAATACTGAATATAAATCTATTGAAGAATCGGCATTTTATATTGAAAAATTTTTATGA
- a CDS encoding VOC family protein — MLKSVTPYLFFNGTCKVALDFYSEALGGSIKEIMTYGEANQQVTDDFDRIIHGQLEIDGQMFMLSDIPKDDSTMLEDRNVYIVLEFDSESAVTEAYERLKDGGEVQMELADMFWGAKYAKLVDKYDIGWDLSYTYPKS, encoded by the coding sequence ATGCTCAAAAGTGTGACGCCATATTTATTTTTTAATGGTACATGTAAAGTAGCGCTCGATTTTTACAGTGAGGCATTAGGGGGTAGTATCAAAGAAATAATGACTTACGGAGAGGCTAATCAACAAGTTACAGATGATTTCGATCGAATTATTCATGGACAACTTGAAATTGATGGTCAAATGTTTATGTTATCAGATATTCCTAAAGATGACTCAACGATGTTAGAAGACCGAAATGTTTATATTGTTTTAGAATTTGATAGTGAATCAGCAGTAACAGAAGCGTACGAAAGGCTTAAGGATGGCGGAGAAGTACAAATGGAATTAGCTGATATGTTTTGGGGAGCAAAGTATGCCAAACTTGTAGATAAATATGATATTGGTTGGGATTTAAGTTACACATATCCAAAGTCATAA
- a CDS encoding LysR family transcriptional regulator, whose product MELRHLRYFLAIAEAGSITKAAENLHIAQPPLSRQLKDLESELGFDLFERNKKKKVTLTLQGQFFLNKSKNLLNILEDSLVESREYHEQINQTLAIGTTIYSSQIMFNQIEAFKQDKPHVRFNIWESDSVRLLQLLKERKIDVAYITEDVQADGIITETVMNDYCVCVVPQNINVCISKEEISVEELANLPLVLLVANTDSGLHKQILNSFTQRKLKANILCECHDSSMLIQLLSKGVGVTILPSATITSDILNNYTIKRIKSNPWITKTKIAWRKDSYTPKIAQTYLNENRDYDIF is encoded by the coding sequence ATGGAATTACGACATTTACGTTATTTTTTAGCGATTGCTGAAGCTGGGAGTATCACGAAAGCAGCAGAGAATTTGCATATTGCCCAACCACCATTGAGTAGACAGCTTAAAGATTTAGAAAGTGAACTAGGCTTTGATTTATTTGAAAGAAATAAAAAGAAAAAAGTAACACTAACATTACAGGGTCAATTTTTCTTAAATAAGTCCAAAAATCTATTAAATATATTGGAAGATTCTCTTGTAGAATCTCGAGAATATCATGAACAAATTAACCAAACACTCGCCATAGGTACTACTATCTACAGCTCTCAAATCATGTTTAATCAAATTGAAGCGTTTAAGCAAGATAAACCACATGTAAGGTTTAACATATGGGAATCAGATAGTGTTCGCTTACTTCAGTTATTAAAAGAAAGAAAAATAGATGTGGCTTATATAACCGAAGATGTTCAAGCCGATGGTATAATTACTGAAACAGTTATGAATGATTATTGCGTTTGCGTAGTCCCTCAAAACATTAATGTCTGTATATCTAAAGAAGAAATTTCTGTTGAAGAATTAGCTAATTTACCTTTAGTGCTATTAGTAGCAAATACTGATTCTGGTTTGCACAAACAAATTTTAAATAGTTTTACTCAGCGTAAGTTAAAAGCTAATATTCTATGTGAATGTCATGATTCTTCTATGCTAATACAACTTTTATCCAAAGGCGTTGGCGTAACCATACTCCCCTCCGCTACGATAACGTCAGATATTTTAAATAACTACACAATCAAGCGTATTAAATCTAATCCATGGATTACAAAAACTAAAATTGCTTGGCGAAAAGACAGCTACACACCTAAAATTGCCCAAACCTATTTAAATGAAAATAGAGACTATGACATCTTTTAA
- a CDS encoding non-oxidative hydroxyarylic acid decarboxylases subunit B produces MKLIIGISGATGAIFGVRLLEILRDVEDVETHLVMSNWAKTTIIEETNYSVAEVQSLADYQYSPKDLGAAISSGSFHIDGMIVAPCSMKSLASISIGLADNLITRAADVMLKESKKIVLMTRETPLNQIHLENMLKLSQMGVTIFPPMPAFYNHPKDLADMIDHIIYRLIAQFGIDQLPQEKVWTGFSNKAQHI; encoded by the coding sequence ATGAAATTAATTATTGGTATTTCGGGGGCCACAGGAGCAATTTTTGGCGTTCGCTTATTAGAAATATTGCGAGATGTTGAAGATGTTGAAACACATTTAGTAATGTCCAACTGGGCAAAGACTACAATCATTGAAGAAACAAATTATAGTGTAGCAGAAGTCCAATCATTGGCTGATTATCAATATTCACCAAAAGATTTAGGGGCTGCTATTTCTAGTGGATCTTTCCACATTGATGGCATGATTGTAGCGCCGTGTAGTATGAAATCTCTTGCGTCAATAAGCATAGGGTTAGCAGATAATTTAATTACGCGTGCTGCAGACGTGATGCTCAAGGAAAGCAAAAAAATAGTCTTAATGACGCGAGAAACGCCATTAAACCAAATACATTTAGAAAACATGTTGAAATTATCACAAATGGGAGTAACTATTTTCCCGCCAATGCCAGCTTTTTATAATCATCCTAAAGATTTAGCAGATATGATTGATCACATTATATATCGGTTGATTGCACAATTTGGTATTGATCAATTACCTCAAGAAAAAGTTTGGACGGGGTTTTCGAATAAAGCACAACATATTTAA
- a CDS encoding non-oxidative hydroxyarylic acid decarboxylases subunit C yields MAYKDLRGFLDLLEAEQQLIRVKDEVMPEPDLSAIGRSAPDMESAPAVLVENIRGYHTPVVLNVHGSWQNHALMLNLPKNTPTKDQFFALKEKWDRYPIKPKWVDAKDAPVKENIITEEDGINLFDVLPLFRINEFDAGFYLSKALIVSKDPNKPDNYEEQNAGTYRVQVKGKDKVGIQPLPFHDIAVHLQHAEEKNERLPIAICLGNDPVLSFMASTPIEYVQSEYDFAGALKGEPIELTKSEYGNLDIPARSEIVLEGYIEPREREIEGPFGEFPGSYSGARKQPIVKITKITHRDNPIFENLYLGMPWTEIDYLIALNTSLPLYKQLKRDFPEVEAVNAMYTHGIGAIVSTKSRLGGYGKAVAMRLLSTPHGMPYTKIAIIVDEFVDPFNLEQVMWALTTRVRPDKDVFKVPYAPGMPLDPSSEPAGLHTKLVIDATTPVGADIGRDTELLGTPKDANEWKERLSHLNRGKED; encoded by the coding sequence ATGGCTTACAAAGATTTAAGAGGATTTTTAGATTTGTTAGAAGCGGAACAGCAATTGATTAGAGTAAAAGATGAAGTTATGCCAGAACCTGATTTGAGTGCGATTGGAAGAAGCGCACCAGATATGGAAAGTGCACCTGCAGTACTAGTAGAAAATATAAGAGGCTATCATACGCCTGTGGTTTTAAATGTACATGGCAGCTGGCAAAATCATGCATTAATGCTTAACTTACCTAAAAATACACCTACCAAAGATCAATTCTTTGCTTTAAAAGAAAAATGGGATAGATATCCGATTAAGCCTAAATGGGTGGATGCGAAAGATGCACCAGTAAAGGAAAATATTATAACTGAAGAAGATGGAATAAATTTATTTGATGTATTACCACTATTTAGAATAAATGAATTTGATGCAGGGTTTTATTTATCTAAAGCTCTAATTGTTAGTAAAGATCCTAATAAACCTGATAATTATGAAGAACAAAATGCTGGAACATACCGTGTTCAAGTTAAAGGCAAGGATAAAGTGGGGATTCAACCGTTACCATTCCATGATATTGCTGTACATTTACAACATGCAGAGGAAAAAAATGAGCGTTTACCTATAGCGATTTGTCTTGGTAATGATCCGGTATTGAGTTTTATGGCAAGTACACCAATTGAATATGTTCAATCAGAATATGACTTTGCAGGTGCTCTAAAAGGGGAACCGATAGAACTAACGAAAAGTGAGTACGGCAATTTAGATATTCCCGCACGTAGTGAAATTGTGTTAGAAGGATATATAGAGCCACGTGAACGTGAGATAGAAGGACCATTTGGTGAATTTCCTGGTAGTTACTCAGGTGCAAGAAAGCAACCTATTGTAAAAATCACGAAGATTACGCATAGAGATAATCCAATATTTGAAAACTTGTATCTCGGTATGCCATGGACTGAAATTGATTATCTTATTGCTTTGAACACAAGTTTACCGCTATATAAACAATTAAAAAGAGATTTTCCAGAGGTAGAAGCAGTAAATGCTATGTATACACATGGTATTGGAGCAATCGTGTCTACTAAATCTAGATTAGGCGGTTATGGTAAAGCGGTGGCCATGCGTTTACTATCAACACCACATGGAATGCCATATACCAAAATAGCCATTATAGTAGATGAGTTTGTGGATCCATTTAATCTTGAGCAAGTGATGTGGGCGCTAACAACACGAGTTCGACCAGATAAAGATGTTTTTAAAGTGCCTTATGCACCAGGAATGCCATTAGATCCGTCTTCTGAACCGGCTGGACTGCACACGAAATTAGTTATTGATGCTACAACACCAGTAGGTGCAGATATTGGGCGAGATACTGAATTACTTGGTACACCTAAAGATGCGAATGAATGGAAAGAAAGACTTAGTCATTTAAATAGAGGAAAGGAAGATTAA
- a CDS encoding non-oxidative hydroxyarylic acid decarboxylases subunit D yields MICPRCDSEKVELLTTAPKDNAWEVYICETCTFSWRNTEGENITNPEQYSSKFKLKPEEFEHLDQIPPIPDLINK; encoded by the coding sequence ATGATATGTCCAAGATGTGATTCAGAAAAAGTAGAATTGTTAACGACAGCACCTAAAGATAATGCCTGGGAAGTCTATATATGTGAGACTTGCACATTTTCTTGGAGAAATACAGAAGGTGAAAACATTACTAATCCTGAACAATATAGCTCTAAATTCAAATTAAAACCAGAAGAATTTGAGCATTTAGATCAAATTCCACCTATTCCTGATTTGATTAATAAATAA
- a CDS encoding pyridoxamine 5'-phosphate oxidase family protein yields the protein MNLPKEIIELLNGQDLEDKKHLVMMLQSITAEGYPHTAMVSVGEIVAIDSDNIRIALWPDTQTAQRLVETGKGSLVIVYAKKIYYIELDLSVLPSLNNEIYCRLRFEASVKTVKEDNAKYAEIISGISIQLYDAENVVERWKVTVKELLDA from the coding sequence ATGAATTTACCTAAAGAAATTATTGAATTATTGAACGGGCAGGACTTAGAAGACAAAAAACATTTAGTTATGATGTTACAGTCTATTACAGCTGAAGGATACCCACATACAGCTATGGTGAGCGTAGGGGAAATTGTTGCTATAGATTCTGATAATATAAGAATAGCTTTATGGCCAGATACCCAAACAGCACAACGTTTAGTTGAAACAGGAAAAGGCAGTCTTGTTATTGTTTACGCTAAAAAAATATATTATATTGAATTGGATTTAAGCGTATTACCTAGCTTGAACAATGAAATTTATTGCAGGTTACGATTTGAAGCATCGGTCAAAACAGTAAAAGAAGATAATGCAAAATATGCAGAGATTATTTCAGGTATATCAATACAATTATATGACGCTGAAAATGTCGTTGAACGCTGGAAAGTAACTGTGAAAGAGTTGCTTGATGCTTAA